From Candidatus Brocadiaceae bacterium, the proteins below share one genomic window:
- a CDS encoding polysaccharide biosynthesis tyrosine autokinase: MNTKLPVSTLRDYLIPIFRHKAVILITFITVMICVIIGTLLNTPLYQAKVKMLISAEKRILSPYYTELPGYGQTQVSLTQSEIVTSRPVLERAVNALKLYERPFDYEKNFCSFLKRWLITVRSKKSIPAGLSPDQEYAFRFQAAVEKLKSNLMVNPIRDTDLFTISAFDFDPQSAAFIANVVSRSYIIFDLEQQLAEHQLKYGEKHHVTMQLQDSIDTMNRNITIAPLSYLEAIGPASAKIIEQAQIPFETVGTSKSTTLVLAFFMSIFLGILLAYGFEYMDHTFKSPQDVEAFLNLPVLGSIPRNSSKGKTLLIDTKQTTPATQAYHHLSDQIYLLMKDKHLKSVLITAPSPLEGSTTVVANLCAYMSRESNHKVLVIDANLRDPALHKIFKIPARPGLSDVLEEKITLEEATKELASNLAVLPAGETELNPITLLDSSKMHEIIDSAKKKYEMVVIDYASLNRIKDVSVLSSNLDGIALVVNQDKTRRHTIQSLITPLIQKNSHIIGVVLNNRTYVIPSVLYKRL; the protein is encoded by the coding sequence ATGAACACGAAATTACCTGTAAGTACTTTGCGCGATTACTTGATTCCGATCTTCAGACACAAAGCTGTAATTTTAATAACATTTATCACTGTTATGATATGTGTCATCATTGGGACATTACTCAATACTCCCCTTTACCAAGCAAAGGTAAAGATGCTCATATCAGCAGAGAAAAGAATATTATCACCCTATTACACGGAATTGCCTGGTTATGGGCAAACCCAGGTATCTCTTACCCAAAGTGAAATTGTAACTTCCCGTCCTGTCCTTGAGCGTGCAGTCAATGCACTGAAACTCTACGAACGTCCTTTTGATTACGAAAAAAATTTCTGTTCCTTTCTGAAAAGATGGCTAATTACTGTACGATCTAAGAAGTCTATCCCAGCGGGCCTTTCACCGGACCAGGAATACGCATTTCGTTTTCAGGCTGCGGTAGAAAAGCTGAAAAGTAATCTAATGGTAAACCCCATAAGAGACACTGATTTATTTACCATAAGCGCTTTTGATTTTGACCCTCAATCTGCAGCTTTTATTGCCAATGTGGTAAGCCGTTCGTATATAATTTTTGATCTTGAGCAACAATTGGCGGAACACCAGTTAAAATATGGGGAAAAACACCATGTTACCATGCAATTACAGGATAGTATAGATACTATGAACAGGAATATTACCATTGCCCCGCTTTCCTATCTTGAAGCAATTGGTCCCGCAAGCGCCAAGATCATTGAACAAGCGCAAATACCTTTTGAAACAGTAGGAACGAGCAAAAGCACCACCTTGGTCCTTGCCTTTTTTATGAGTATTTTCCTGGGAATCCTGCTTGCTTATGGATTTGAATACATGGACCATACCTTTAAGTCACCTCAGGACGTAGAGGCATTTTTAAATTTGCCGGTGTTAGGTTCTATACCAAGGAATTCCTCTAAAGGCAAAACGTTACTTATAGATACAAAACAGACAACTCCGGCGACACAGGCATATCACCACCTTTCTGACCAGATATATCTTCTGATGAAAGATAAACACTTAAAGTCCGTTTTGATAACAGCGCCTTCCCCTTTGGAAGGGAGTACGACCGTTGTAGCAAATCTTTGCGCGTATATGTCACGAGAATCAAACCATAAGGTGCTTGTCATCGATGCCAATTTGAGAGATCCTGCATTACACAAAATCTTTAAAATACCGGCTCGACCAGGCCTTTCCGATGTTTTAGAAGAAAAAATTACTCTTGAGGAAGCAACGAAGGAATTAGCTTCAAATCTGGCTGTTTTGCCTGCAGGGGAAACCGAACTGAACCCGATCACCCTCCTGGATTCTTCCAAAATGCATGAAATAATTGACTCGGCAAAGAAGAAATATGAAATGGTCGTTATTGACTATGCAAGCCTGAACAGGATTAAAGATGTTTCTGTCCTTTCTTCAAACTTAGATGGAATTGCTCTGGTTGTAAATCAAGATAAAACACGACGCCATACTATACAATCATTAATTACACCCTTGATACAAAAGAACTCTCATATAATTGGTGTGGTACTAAACAACCGCACCTATGTTATTCCGAGCGTACTTTACAAAAGGTTATAA
- a CDS encoding LamG domain-containing protein, with protein MKMSIGKTVCVLFFLLPQILFLHKAELLLAQSTDDSWKNFFAVKLDDSEKTHAKYAKQMGYSSIIIRDRTNVASLYRNNPDLVGLKFFLGGPEYYRDVMSGYDRTIDTTKKYSQQEQNFYNDNMVWKSKDPFPRNLATGYFTSKTEFQVRWDFQQQRVIDELVENIIQFAKSIEDKSANFMFGGYMFDVPRLVGGFTYWEPQNRSNNQICSLSYWTGKDSGLAHGNITHEYATYSEGHAAFYKKLNTRMRKEFPDVKWVVHPWKIHDDWYDSFKRPYIDEWIKQIKGRYDKDELTADMMFQEKAGTEFADDGDIFNSGVKITRDRVGISQPLRLEGVKVYENRLYAAKAGIHGSWYNWYNRYSDDPKFTAITRLYPHFKLIRCLPNWDNLNKVPLAERSWDGKVYQSTHSYADDDVMYSRQPKTGKLFAVFMTKNGVIRLNRGETVTSMQHTDGYFIESGNASADFNITGDEIRLRDNVRIAVDSNNGQVEGNGYIFTLSSSPQTGGSLQAHYKFNEGSGLAATDSSGNGNNGTINGAEWSAGQSGAGLEFDGVNDSVDFATNLGISGELTVSAWVYPTVAPNGDGRVIASTYEWNNTASLRRGWSLGIDNGSTDRIQFMVYDRLGKSASTNIDNFFADNLNRWTLVTGVFKPSQYARMYVNGTMVSEETVDVPAAIAYAAGTNLRIGMRADSSSLGMWRGGIDEVRIYDRVLTNKEISDLYIPPQQAGAIQAHYKFNEGSGLAATDSSGNGNNGTINGAEWSAGQSGAGLDFDGINDSVDFTTNLGISGELTVSAWVYPTVAPNGDGRVIAATYEWSSTETLRRGWSLGIDSGSADRILFRVHDSSGKSVSTDIDNFFADNLNRWTLVTGVFKPSQYARMYVNGTMVSEETVDVPAAIAYAAGINLRIGMRADTSSLGMWRGGIDEVRIYDRALTNKEVSDLYTPPQQTVNSQAHYKFNEGSGLSARDSSGNGNDGTINGARWSAGKSGSGLDFDGINDSVDFTTNLGINAGLTVSAWVYPTAAPNENGRVIATTYYWDENDALLRGWTLGTNSGSTDSIYFRLYNSSGTRSTTSFSNFFAENLNKWTLVTGVFKPSQYTRLYVNGVMVAEDTSNIFSSIGYAAGTNLRIGMRADSSTLGMWQGGIDEVQIYDHALTDQEVLELFNNF; from the coding sequence ATGAAAATGTCGATCGGCAAGACAGTATGTGTTCTATTTTTTCTCTTACCCCAAATCCTTTTTTTACACAAAGCAGAATTATTGCTTGCCCAGTCAACAGATGACAGTTGGAAGAATTTCTTTGCTGTGAAGCTAGATGATTCTGAAAAAACTCATGCAAAATATGCCAAACAGATGGGCTATAGTTCCATTATAATAAGAGATAGGACAAATGTTGCCTCTTTGTATAGAAACAATCCAGACCTTGTTGGACTTAAGTTTTTTTTGGGTGGTCCTGAATATTATCGTGATGTTATGTCTGGTTATGATAGGACTATAGATACTACCAAAAAATATTCACAGCAAGAGCAGAACTTTTACAATGATAATATGGTGTGGAAGAGTAAAGACCCGTTTCCCCGTAATCTTGCAACAGGATATTTTACTTCAAAAACAGAATTTCAGGTAAGATGGGATTTTCAACAACAAAGGGTTATTGATGAACTTGTAGAAAACATTATTCAGTTTGCGAAAAGCATAGAGGATAAAAGTGCAAACTTTATGTTTGGCGGATATATGTTCGATGTGCCAAGGCTTGTTGGTGGTTTCACGTATTGGGAACCGCAAAACAGAAGTAACAACCAGATTTGTAGTTTATCCTATTGGACGGGAAAAGATTCTGGTCTGGCACATGGCAATATTACTCATGAATATGCAACATACAGCGAAGGTCATGCCGCCTTTTACAAAAAATTGAATACGAGAATGCGTAAGGAATTTCCCGATGTGAAATGGGTAGTACACCCGTGGAAAATACACGATGACTGGTATGATTCTTTTAAACGCCCTTATATAGACGAATGGATCAAGCAGATAAAAGGCAGATATGATAAAGACGAACTAACTGCTGATATGATGTTTCAAGAAAAAGCCGGGACTGAATTTGCCGATGATGGGGATATATTTAATTCCGGGGTCAAGATTACAAGAGATAGGGTTGGTATCAGTCAGCCTCTAAGGCTAGAAGGCGTAAAAGTGTACGAAAATCGTCTGTATGCTGCGAAGGCGGGTATTCATGGGTCATGGTATAATTGGTATAATAGATATAGTGACGACCCAAAATTTACCGCTATTACACGATTATATCCCCACTTTAAACTCATACGATGCCTTCCTAACTGGGACAACCTGAATAAGGTTCCCCTTGCTGAGCGTTCATGGGACGGGAAAGTATATCAGAGTACACATAGTTATGCTGATGATGACGTTATGTATTCACGCCAGCCAAAAACAGGAAAGCTCTTTGCCGTATTCATGACAAAAAATGGTGTTATAAGACTTAATAGGGGTGAAACGGTAACCTCAATGCAACATACTGATGGTTATTTTATCGAGTCTGGTAACGCAAGCGCTGATTTTAATATAACTGGTGATGAAATACGATTACGTGATAATGTCCGCATTGCTGTCGATTCCAACAATGGTCAAGTTGAGGGGAATGGATATATTTTTACGTTATCATCATCGCCACAAACGGGGGGGAGTCTTCAAGCCCACTATAAATTTAATGAGGGAAGTGGTTTGGCTGCTACGGATTCATCGGGCAACGGAAACAATGGTACCATAAACGGGGCAGAATGGTCTGCCGGACAATCCGGGGCCGGGCTTGAGTTTGATGGGGTAAATGACTCGGTGGACTTTGCTACCAATTTGGGCATATCTGGTGAGTTAACCGTGAGTGCCTGGGTATATCCAACCGTTGCTCCTAATGGAGATGGACGTGTCATTGCCTCAACGTATGAGTGGAACAATACTGCTTCATTACGGCGCGGATGGTCGTTGGGTATTGATAATGGTTCAACAGACCGGATCCAGTTCATGGTTTACGATCGCTTGGGGAAATCCGCATCTACCAATATCGATAATTTCTTCGCCGACAATCTCAACCGGTGGACCCTTGTTACCGGTGTATTTAAACCATCACAATATGCGCGTATGTACGTAAATGGGACAATGGTGTCGGAGGAAACCGTGGATGTCCCGGCCGCAATTGCGTATGCGGCTGGCACAAACTTGCGGATAGGAATGAGGGCGGATAGTTCATCTCTGGGGATGTGGCGCGGAGGAATCGATGAGGTGAGGATTTATGATCGTGTCTTAACGAATAAGGAGATATCAGATTTATACATTCCACCCCAGCAAGCGGGGGCTATTCAGGCCCACTATAAATTTAATGAGGGAAGTGGTTTGGCGGCTACGGATTCATCGGGCAACGGAAACAATGGTACCATAAACGGGGCCGAGTGGTCTGCCGGACAATCCGGAGCCGGGCTTGATTTTGACGGGATAAATGACTCGGTGGACTTTACTACCAATTTAGGCATCTCTGGTGAGTTAACCGTAAGCGCCTGGGTATATCCAACCGTTGCCCCAAATGGAGATGGGCGTGTCATTGCCGCAACGTATGAGTGGAGCAGTACTGAAACATTACGACGTGGATGGTCGTTGGGTATTGATAGTGGCTCAGCAGACCGGATCCTGTTCAGGGTTCATGATAGTTCGGGGAAGTCCGTATCTACAGATATTGATAACTTCTTTGCCGACAATCTCAACCGGTGGACCCTTGTGACCGGTGTATTTAAACCATCACAATATGCGCGTATGTACGTAAATGGAACAATGGTGTCGGAGGAAACCGTGGATGTCCCTGCCGCAATTGCATATGCGGCTGGCATAAATTTGCGGATAGGGATGAGGGCGGATACTTCATCTCTGGGGATGTGGCGTGGAGGAATCGATGAGGTGAGGATTTATGATCGTGCCTTAACGAACAAGGAGGTATCGGATTTATACACTCCACCACAGCAAACGGTAAATTCCCAGGCCCACTATAAATTTAACGAGGGAAGTGGTTTGTCAGCTAGGGACTCATCGGGCAACGGGAACGACGGTACCATAAACGGAGCCAGGTGGTCTGCGGGAAAATCTGGATCAGGACTTGATTTTGACGGAATAAATGACTCAGTAGACTTTACTACTAACTTAGGTATAAATGCTGGTTTGACAGTAAGCGCCTGGGTGTATCCCACTGCTGCCCCAAACGAAAATGGACGTGTTATTGCTACAACGTATTATTGGGACGAGAATGACGCACTTTTGCGGGGATGGACGTTGGGTACTAATTCCGGGTCAACCGACAGTATTTACTTCAGGCTCTATAATAGTTCGGGGACTCGTTCTACTACAAGTTTCAGTAACTTCTTTGCAGAAAACCTTAATAAGTGGACCCTTGTTACCGGAGTGTTTAAACCTTCACAATATACTCGATTATATGTAAATGGGGTAATGGTCGCCGAAGATACCTCAAATATTTTTAGTTCAATTGGGTATGCGGCAGGTACGAACCTACGGATAGGGATGAGGGCAGACAGTTCCACTTTAGGTATGTGGCAGGGCGGTATCGATGAAGTTCAGATATACGACCATGCTTTGACCGACCAGGAAGTTCTTGAATTATTTAATAACTTTTGA
- a CDS encoding SLBB domain-containing protein gives MLKNLFVIVLFITGFHITSYARVYGEDSTNQHYGVGVDDVLEISVLGHDDLRTVAPITSDGSISFPYIGSINVKGMSLAEIEQEIAKKLSSGYIKYPTVFVTLAEYKSNKFFVYGEVKSPGKFMFEGEMTVSKAISEAGGITAEGIYGIIKVKRKQKDTYKYKEIVIDLENNESYTNGDMPIDADDIVIVERNKEFFIYGEVKNPGKFTLEENITVVKAISKAGGMTPNGIHGRIVLKRKQKDKNDYKEILIDLTNKKEERMSGDTLIQADDILVVERNKEFFVYGEVRSPGKFMFEREMTVLKAISEAGGITADGIYGVIKVKRKQNGTDTYKEIVIDLKNKEGYAKGDMTIEADDILVVERNKEFFVYGEVENPGKFTLEDNMTVLKAISIAGGLSKYGSSDKVKILRKRQQKAAYESIKVDVKDALKGQGNEDVLLEADDIVVVSEGML, from the coding sequence ATGTTAAAAAATCTTTTTGTTATTGTACTGTTTATAACTGGGTTTCATATTACTTCATATGCACGAGTTTATGGTGAAGATTCGACAAATCAACACTATGGTGTGGGTGTCGATGATGTGCTTGAAATAAGTGTACTCGGGCATGACGACCTCAGGACTGTAGCTCCTATAACATCTGATGGTTCAATATCTTTTCCCTACATAGGGAGTATCAATGTGAAGGGCATGAGCTTGGCAGAAATTGAACAAGAAATAGCAAAAAAACTTTCCAGTGGCTACATAAAATATCCTACCGTCTTTGTAACCTTGGCCGAATATAAAAGTAACAAATTCTTTGTCTATGGAGAAGTGAAATCTCCCGGAAAATTTATGTTTGAAGGTGAAATGACCGTATCGAAAGCAATTTCAGAAGCGGGAGGTATTACCGCGGAGGGTATCTATGGCATTATAAAAGTGAAACGAAAACAAAAAGATACCTATAAATACAAAGAAATTGTCATAGATTTAGAAAATAATGAAAGTTACACAAATGGTGATATGCCTATTGACGCAGATGATATCGTTATAGTCGAACGCAATAAAGAATTTTTTATCTATGGTGAAGTAAAGAATCCGGGAAAATTTACCCTTGAAGAAAATATAACCGTAGTAAAAGCCATTTCAAAAGCGGGAGGTATGACTCCAAATGGTATTCATGGCAGAATAGTACTCAAAAGAAAACAAAAAGACAAGAACGACTATAAAGAAATACTCATAGATTTGACGAATAAAAAAGAGGAACGCATGAGTGGAGATACACTTATCCAGGCAGATGATATCTTAGTCGTTGAACGCAATAAGGAATTCTTTGTCTATGGAGAAGTAAGATCTCCCGGAAAATTTATGTTTGAAAGAGAAATGACCGTGTTAAAGGCTATTTCAGAAGCAGGAGGTATTACCGCGGATGGTATCTATGGTGTTATAAAAGTGAAACGAAAACAAAACGGTACAGATACCTATAAAGAAATTGTCATAGATTTAAAAAATAAAGAAGGTTATGCAAAAGGCGATATGACTATTGAAGCAGATGATATTTTGGTCGTTGAGCGTAATAAAGAATTCTTTGTTTATGGTGAAGTTGAAAATCCCGGGAAATTTACCCTTGAGGACAATATGACAGTCCTGAAGGCAATATCAATTGCCGGAGGGCTTTCAAAATACGGGTCTTCCGACAAGGTAAAGATCCTCAGAAAAAGACAGCAAAAAGCAGCGTATGAAAGTATCAAGGTTGATGTTAAAGATGCCTTAAAAGGCCAAGGCAATGAAGATGTTCTCCTGGAAGCGGATGATATTGTTGTAGTGTCTGAAGGAATGCTTTAA
- a CDS encoding reverse transcriptase domain-containing protein, whose translation MIEYDIKGLFDNIDHELLMKAVRKHTDNKWILLYIERWLKATIQIPGGKIVNRSCGVPQGGVISPVLSNVFLHYVVFVREHSKG comes from the coding sequence GTGATAGAGTATGACATCAAAGGTTTATTTGACAACATAGACCACGAATTGCTTATGAAGGCAGTCAGAAAGCATACAGATAATAAGTGGATACTACTTTACATTGAACGTTGGTTAAAAGCAACGATACAAATACCAGGAGGAAAGATTGTCAACCGTTCATGCGGAGTACCGCAGGGAGGAGTGATAAGTCCGGTTCTCAGTAATGTATTTTTACACTATGTAGTGTTTGTAAGAGAACATTCTAAAGGTTGA
- a CDS encoding sugar transferase — protein MQNNYHAVLKKQLIFLDLFIIFASFFVVFFFGNSYENFLKNVNVYLVLIPTYVIIWGFVLYYFGMYDVIITQSISNALLTVIETFFVGLGIFGCFIFLTGIESVSRLHIILSFSFTTVFIGVEKVLLVKYLKYQHQQGVNTRNILIVGSGKRAQYLINIINQHHEWGMKIVGIIDDDSTKKNSPICGYDVIGAMENVPEILHNNIVDEVVFVVPRSWLNKIEGMIMYICEVEGVRVSVAIDLFELKLAKAKFNYLTFESLKKHRSDVYKFPLITFEMTPDKLIHLSLKRISDVVISGCALVILSPLLFITAILVKTTSPGPILFKQKRSSLYGRTFTLYKFRSMVVDAESKLNELLSYNEMGGPVFKMEKDPRVTSIGKVLRKFSIDELPQLWNILKGDMSLVGPRPPLPSEVSKYEAWQRRRLSMRPGATCLWQAYGRNKITNFNEWMKLDLEYIDNWSIWLDCKILIRTIPSVFFGSGAK, from the coding sequence ATGCAAAATAATTATCATGCAGTGCTGAAAAAACAGCTGATATTTTTAGACCTGTTTATTATTTTTGCCTCTTTTTTCGTTGTTTTTTTCTTTGGAAATTCCTATGAAAATTTCCTTAAAAATGTAAATGTATATCTCGTTCTAATACCTACATATGTGATTATCTGGGGATTCGTTCTGTACTATTTCGGAATGTACGATGTTATCATAACCCAGAGCATTTCCAACGCTTTACTTACCGTAATTGAAACTTTTTTTGTGGGACTAGGTATTTTTGGATGTTTTATCTTTCTCACAGGAATTGAATCAGTCAGCAGACTGCACATAATCCTTTCATTCTCCTTTACAACGGTATTTATCGGAGTAGAAAAGGTCCTTCTGGTAAAATACTTAAAATATCAGCACCAGCAAGGTGTCAATACAAGAAATATCCTTATCGTTGGTTCAGGTAAGAGGGCCCAATATTTAATAAACATAATAAACCAACACCATGAATGGGGTATGAAAATTGTCGGTATAATAGATGATGATTCCACGAAAAAGAATTCTCCCATTTGTGGATATGATGTAATAGGGGCCATGGAGAATGTGCCGGAAATACTTCATAATAATATTGTGGATGAAGTTGTATTTGTTGTTCCGCGTTCCTGGCTGAACAAGATAGAAGGCATGATAATGTACATATGCGAGGTTGAAGGGGTAAGGGTCAGTGTGGCAATAGATTTATTCGAACTTAAGTTAGCGAAGGCAAAATTTAACTATCTGACTTTTGAATCCCTGAAAAAACACAGAAGTGATGTATATAAATTTCCTTTAATAACTTTTGAGATGACACCGGACAAGCTAATCCATCTTTCTTTAAAACGAATAAGCGATGTAGTTATATCCGGATGTGCACTTGTCATATTATCACCTTTACTCTTTATTACCGCCATCCTTGTAAAGACAACATCGCCAGGCCCAATCTTATTTAAACAGAAAAGATCCAGTCTATACGGCAGAACATTTACCCTTTATAAATTCAGATCTATGGTAGTTGATGCCGAATCAAAACTAAATGAGCTTCTCTCATACAATGAAATGGGAGGTCCTGTTTTTAAGATGGAAAAAGATCCCAGGGTGACAAGTATAGGGAAAGTTTTAAGAAAATTCAGCATCGACGAACTACCACAATTATGGAATATCCTTAAAGGAGACATGAGTCTTGTAGGTCCAAGACCCCCCCTTCCGTCGGAAGTATCCAAATACGAGGCCTGGCAACGAAGAAGATTAAGCATGAGACCTGGCGCAACATGTCTTTGGCAGGCATACGGCAGAAACAAAATTACTAATTTCAACGAATGGATGAAGCTTGATTTAGAATATATTGACAATTGGTCTATCTGGCTTGATTGCAAGATACTCATCAGGACAATACCTTCCGTCTTTTTTGGTTCGGGAGCAAAATAA
- a CDS encoding transposase, with protein MSSDGAKGFLSSTKEHAKIALIVLDHFQVKRYLNEAVKPGNKAMRSSVKYCIATRGLY; from the coding sequence GTGTCAAGTGATGGGGCAAAGGGATTTCTTTCGTCTACAAAAGAGCATGCGAAGATTGCCTTGATCGTGTTGGATCATTTTCAGGTAAAGAGGTATCTGAATGAAGCGGTAAAGCCAGGCAACAAGGCCATGAGGAGCTCGGTCAAATACTGCATTGCAACAAGAGGTTTATATTGA
- a CDS encoding glycosyltransferase family 4 protein, which yields MKKLKIAVLGIRGFPHVQGGVEVHCQNLYPHLVHNGYEVIVFTRKPYVDPSINAYRGVKLIPLPCLKNKFFETFLHTFIGIFVVRKYFPDILHIHAIGPALFVPLARLLGLKVVMTTHGPDYQREKWGKLAKIILKLGERLGSTWANQVICISEPIARGIREKYNREVTVIPNGVTVQKISKKEDALRKYGLEKGMYLLAVGRFVPEKGFHDLIDAFNLFQTLYSQGAAEKWKLVIIGRADHEDKYSLELQEKARKNSSIILTGFLTGEPLQELSGNAGLFVIPSYYEGLPIVLLEAMSYGLSCIASDIPANRNVALPENRFFRAGDSKALALKIKEFVDEPLTEDEIRKQIHMITEVYNWEVIAKKTEKVYVQAANA from the coding sequence ATGAAGAAACTCAAAATTGCAGTGCTTGGTATTCGTGGTTTTCCTCATGTTCAGGGTGGGGTAGAAGTTCATTGCCAAAATCTCTATCCTCATTTGGTTCACAATGGCTACGAAGTGATAGTTTTTACCAGAAAACCTTATGTTGACCCATCTATCAATGCATATCGAGGGGTCAAGTTGATCCCTTTACCATGCCTAAAGAATAAATTCTTTGAGACATTTCTGCATACCTTTATCGGGATTTTTGTGGTCAGGAAGTATTTCCCCGATATTCTCCATATTCATGCGATAGGACCTGCGCTATTTGTACCGCTTGCACGTCTGTTAGGTCTTAAAGTAGTTATGACCACCCACGGACCAGATTATCAACGTGAGAAGTGGGGTAAATTAGCGAAAATCATATTGAAACTTGGAGAGCGATTAGGGAGTACCTGGGCCAATCAGGTAATATGTATTTCTGAACCTATCGCCCGGGGTATCAGGGAAAAATATAATCGTGAGGTAACAGTTATTCCCAACGGTGTTACAGTGCAAAAAATCTCGAAAAAAGAAGATGCATTGAGGAAATATGGGTTAGAAAAAGGGATGTATCTCCTGGCTGTTGGTCGTTTTGTTCCGGAAAAGGGTTTTCATGATTTAATTGATGCATTTAATTTATTTCAAACTCTGTATAGTCAAGGGGCAGCCGAAAAGTGGAAGTTGGTCATTATTGGTCGTGCTGACCATGAAGATAAATACAGTTTGGAGTTACAAGAAAAGGCACGTAAAAATAGCAGCATTATTTTAACAGGATTTCTAACGGGTGAGCCGTTGCAGGAATTATCTGGCAATGCCGGCCTCTTTGTGATTCCTTCATATTATGAGGGATTGCCTATTGTTTTGCTGGAAGCAATGAGTTATGGTTTGTCCTGCATTGCATCTGATATTCCTGCCAACAGAAACGTGGCGTTGCCCGAAAACAGATTCTTTAGGGCAGGAGATAGTAAAGCGCTTGCGTTAAAAATAAAAGAATTTGTCGATGAACCGTTAACAGAAGACGAAATAAGAAAGCAAATACATATGATAACTGAAGTATATAATTGGGAGGTAATAGCAAAAAAAACAGAGAAAGTATATGTTCAGGCCGCTAACGCTTAA
- a CDS encoding polysaccharide deacetylase family protein, which yields MKFLSQYYNPVGEKEIILFLEGKGQMPKYPVWVTFDDGYKDNYKNAYPIFKKYKIPATFFVTTGFINKEAIPYEDYVQEAVRIIPLKEVRFNFNKKEYKFSLNTEEQKKNMIRNLLSIVGNNTSAKNSHVLELMNSLKISAKNIHDLFMNWDEIRELNKNGFSIGAHTVNHHILSSLSAQEALKEISVSKKEIEKNLGLTISSFAYPRGKKTDFDAGVCSPILQSCGFQLGVSTVGGYNNKPLNKDRFKLKRMGVGYGDSLEFFKIKVSTGSFWQL from the coding sequence ATGAAATTTTTAAGTCAATACTATAATCCCGTAGGTGAAAAAGAAATCATTTTATTTCTGGAAGGAAAAGGTCAAATGCCCAAATACCCGGTATGGGTAACTTTCGATGATGGCTATAAAGATAATTATAAAAATGCTTATCCAATTTTTAAAAAATATAAGATTCCAGCTACTTTTTTTGTGACGACTGGGTTTATTAATAAAGAGGCAATACCGTATGAGGATTATGTACAGGAAGCAGTGAGAATAATTCCTTTGAAAGAGGTAAGATTTAATTTTAATAAAAAAGAATACAAATTTTCCCTGAATACTGAAGAACAGAAAAAGAATATGATAAGGAATCTGTTATCGATAGTAGGCAATAATACGAGTGCGAAAAATAGCCATGTACTTGAATTAATGAATTCCTTAAAAATATCAGCAAAAAATATTCATGATCTTTTTATGAATTGGGATGAAATAAGGGAGCTAAACAAGAATGGTTTCTCAATAGGAGCTCATACGGTTAACCATCACATTTTATCATCTTTATCCGCACAAGAAGCTTTGAAGGAAATTTCCGTATCTAAAAAGGAAATTGAAAAGAATTTGGGTTTAACGATTTCTTCATTTGCCTATCCAAGGGGAAAAAAAACAGATTTTGATGCCGGGGTCTGTTCTCCAATATTGCAATCCTGTGGTTTTCAGTTAGGCGTTTCAACCGTAGGAGGATATAATAACAAGCCGTTAAACAAGGACCGTTTTAAACTTAAAAGAATGGGTGTTGGTTATGGAGACTCCTTAGAGTTCTTTAAAATTAAGGTCAGTACTGGAAGTTTTTGGCAACTCTGA